A window of Acidimicrobiia bacterium contains these coding sequences:
- a CDS encoding histidine phosphatase family protein, with translation MLALIVLRHAKSDWDSGFADDRHRPLARRGKRAAQRIGRFLAAAGQIPDAAITSPAERAQATLSLVMAAAGWHCPARSAEGLYGGGVTGLLAEVRAERNRTQLLLVVGHEPTCSEAVALLIGGGHIRLPTAAVARVDLETERWEEVGPGTGVLAWSVVPRLLGGRVD, from the coding sequence GTGCTCGCGCTGATCGTCCTCCGCCACGCCAAGTCCGACTGGGACTCGGGGTTCGCAGATGACCGCCATCGTCCGCTCGCCCGCCGCGGGAAGAGGGCCGCCCAGCGCATCGGGCGATTCTTGGCCGCCGCCGGCCAGATCCCCGATGCGGCCATCACCTCGCCCGCCGAGCGAGCCCAGGCGACGTTGAGCTTGGTGATGGCCGCAGCCGGATGGCATTGCCCCGCGCGCTCCGCCGAGGGCCTCTACGGCGGAGGAGTGACCGGTCTGCTGGCCGAGGTCCGCGCCGAGCGGAACCGGACGCAGCTGCTGCTGGTCGTCGGCCACGAGCCCACGTGCTCGGAGGCGGTCGCCCTCCTCATCGGCGGCGGGCACATCCGGCTCCCCACTGCGGCCGTGGCGCGCGTCGACCTGGAGACGGAACGCTGGGAGGAGGTGGGGCCGGGAACGGGAGTCCTCGCCTGGAGCGTTGTCCCGCGGCTTCTGGGCGGGCGAGTCGATTGA
- a CDS encoding DUF3089 domain-containing protein produces the protein MTPSGQPLGVDHPRAESSPKVDCFYVYPTVSDQKTPLANLQIDPEERSIALYQAARYSQYCRVFAPMYRQLTLAAIGGQIRGADAAVAYGSVRDAWLTYLRDFNHGRGVVLIGHSQGSFMLRQLIASEVDPKPSVRKRLVSAFLLGGNVTVKQGQDVGGDFQHVPACRARTQVGCVVAFSTFDEPPPPNTKFGHTSTPGLEVLCANPAALQGGAGTLDPVFPTEPFAPGSTIAAATRLLDLTLPTATTPWIEARGSYAARCSSAGGSNVLEISPVDGAPTIRPSPDPTWGLHLVDANIALGNLTALLQTEATAYAGGKGRSSSS, from the coding sequence GTGACACCGTCGGGGCAACCACTGGGTGTCGACCATCCTCGGGCGGAGTCGAGCCCGAAGGTCGACTGCTTCTACGTGTACCCGACCGTCAGCGACCAGAAGACACCATTGGCCAACCTGCAGATCGATCCTGAGGAGCGGTCGATCGCGCTCTACCAGGCCGCCCGGTACTCGCAGTACTGCCGAGTGTTCGCCCCGATGTACCGGCAGCTGACGCTCGCGGCCATCGGCGGCCAGATCAGGGGAGCCGACGCTGCGGTCGCATATGGCAGCGTCCGCGACGCATGGCTGACCTACCTGAGGGACTTCAACCACGGTCGCGGCGTAGTGCTCATCGGGCACTCCCAGGGTTCGTTCATGCTGCGCCAGCTGATCGCGTCTGAGGTCGATCCCAAGCCGAGCGTCCGAAAGCGGCTGGTCTCGGCGTTCCTCCTGGGCGGGAACGTCACCGTCAAACAAGGACAGGATGTCGGCGGGGACTTCCAGCACGTTCCGGCGTGCCGTGCCCGCACGCAGGTCGGCTGTGTGGTCGCGTTCTCGACCTTTGACGAGCCTCCTCCGCCCAACACCAAGTTTGGGCACACGAGCACCCCTGGGCTCGAGGTGCTGTGCGCGAACCCGGCAGCGCTCCAGGGTGGCGCCGGCACCCTCGACCCGGTCTTCCCGACCGAGCCGTTCGCTCCGGGATCGACCATCGCAGCGGCGACCCGGCTCCTCGACCTGACCCTTCCGACGGCCACCACGCCGTGGATCGAGGCTCGCGGCAGCTACGCGGCGCGCTGCTCCTCGGCTGGCGGGTCGAACGTCCTCGAGATCTCGCCCGTAGACGGCGCGCCGACTATCCGCCCGAGCCCGGATCCCACCTGGGGCCTGCACCTCGTCGACGCGAACATCGCGTTGGGCAACCTGACGGCGCTCCTGCAAACGGAAGCGACCGCGTACGCCGGCGGCAAGGGGCGCTCGTCGAGTTCCTGA